A DNA window from Eretmochelys imbricata isolate rEreImb1 chromosome 3, rEreImb1.hap1, whole genome shotgun sequence contains the following coding sequences:
- the LOC144262987 gene encoding myb/SANT-like DNA-binding domain-containing protein 7, producing the protein MQSSSAQVTMMESQNRKRAPAWTEREVRDLIAVWGEESVLSELRSSFRNAKTFVKISQGMKDRGHNRDPKQCRVKLKELRQAYQKTREANGRSGSEPQTCRFYDELHAILGGSATTTPAVFDSFNGDGGNTEADFGDEEDDDDDDDDEVVDSSQQASGETGFPDSQELFLTP; encoded by the coding sequence atgcagagctcatcagcacaagtgaccatgatggagtcccagaatcgcaaaagagctccagcatggaccgaacgggaggtacgggatctgattgctgtttggggagaggaatccgtgctatcagaactccgttccagttttcgaaatgccaaaacctttgtcaaaatctcccagggcatgaaggacagaggccataacagggacccgaagcagtgccgcgtgaaactgaaggagctgaggcaagcctatcagaaaaccagagaggcgaacggccgctccgggtcagagccccaaacatgccgcttctatgatgagctgcatgccattttagggggttcagccaccactaccccagctgtgtttgactccttcaatggagatggaggcaatacggaagcagattttggggacgaagaagatgatgatgatgatgatgatgatgaggttgtagatagctcacagcaagcaagcggagaaaccggttttcccgacagccaggaactgtttctcaccccctga